In a single window of the Phocoena sinus isolate mPhoSin1 chromosome 7, mPhoSin1.pri, whole genome shotgun sequence genome:
- the HJURP gene encoding Holliday junction recognition protein isoform X2 produces MERARDSVSSDTDTTLFQEDVVAGNLMPAVPWSPLKTELRRKYLTQVDILLQDEGCLECASHGEGKDTRTTLVPSLASLARPARGCYGDISEESPGGPFQPTLLPREGDALRSSSAGLALVPRGDDISLQGGTGGSSFSSGPSSEAEDICNATLSDLYAGMLHSMSCLLGVRPSCVISTKTFIRQNWSSKRRHRCKSRMDRTSCRGGGRSRRSPRERRPPGSEPAKDVAVLRDRGNVLDVSGHKMGLKLGRAFLEVNQAQIPAFASHWKELPRTPQKHHSSLTYLDSSAVYHLDQENRFMTLKWLISPVKIGSRPRVPPGEGGNRYREIEIRFDKLHQEYCSNLRKQPCLTYLPGSSAVDVYRGGPASPGSPQGIDAHRPSSPLRRAKAKRLSEAFESLGKGSIREGSCPPKSDSFPSLSKTNSTRSPGRSEQTSDLAYQGNDLGGFRKSVSLDKAISVPRVQPPGCARDRYDDIKEKFDKLHQKYCQKSLQQTQVPSCTRASPDKASVGVRYQKEDFSGKFHPDSGPQGPPNLSSSPQQSIKSPLGSNTIRAPPSTGFALDASWGHQVPTKRRRLSDPQVCRRWSGPWDFSPMGRAIPRPGEEAGAV; encoded by the exons ATGGAAAGAGCCAGAG ATTCAGTAAGCAGTGATACTGATACAACTTTATTCCAAGAAGATGTGGTTGCTGGTAACTTGATG CCTGCAGTGCCCTGGAGCCCATTGAAAACTGAGCTGAGGAGGAAGTACTTGACACAAGTGGATATCCTGCTGCAGGATGAAGGGTGTTTGGAG TGTGCCAGTCACGGAGAGGGAAAGGACACCCGTACGACCCTGGTCCCTTCATTGGCCTCCCTCGCCAGGCCTGCCCGAG GATGCTATGGTGACATCTCTGAAGAGAGCCCCGGTGGCCCATTTCAGCCAACTTTATTGCCCAGAGAGGGTGATGCTTTGCGCTCTAGCTCAGCAGGCCTGGCCCTGGTGCCGAGGGGTGATGACATCTCCTTACAGGGAGGGACCGGTGGCAGCAGCTTCTCAAGCGGCCCATCCTCTGAGGCTGAGGACATCTGCAACGCGACACTCAGCGATCTGTACGCGGGCATGCTGCACTCCATGAGCTGCCTGCTGGGTGTGAGGCCCTCCTGCGTCATCTCCACCAAGACGTTCATCCGCCAGAACTGGAGCTCCAAGCGGAGGCACAGGTGTAAGAGCAGAATGGACAGAACGAGCTGCAGAGGAGGCGGGCGCTCTCGGAGGAGCCCCCGGGAGAGACGTCCACCCGGCTCCGAACCTGCGAAGGACGTGGCAGTGTTAAGAGATCGCGGGAACGTACTCGATGTTTCTGGCCATAAGATGGGTTTAAAACTGGGAAGGGCTTTTCTTGAAGTAAACCAAGCCCAGATCCCCGCATTCGCTTCACATTGGAAGGAGCTTCCGAGAACGCCTCAGAAGCATCATTCTTCATTGACTTACTTAGACTCCAGTGCAGTGTATCATCTTGATCAGGAAAATAGATTCATGACATTAAAGTGGTTGATTTCTCCTGTAAAAATAGGTTCTAGACCCAGAGTACCGCCGGGCGAGGGAGGGAATCGTTATAGGGAGATCGAAATCAGATTTGACAAGCTTCATCAGGAATATTGCTCGAATCTTAGGAAGCAGCCCTGCCTGACATACCTTCCCGGCTCCTCGGCTGTGGATGTGTACAGAGGTGGTCCAGCAAGCCCTGGGAGCCCCCAGGGCATAGACGCCCACAGGCCGAGTAGCCCTCTCCGcagagcaaaagctaagaggttGAGTGAGGCTTTTGAAAGCCTGGGCAAAGGATCTATCAGAGAGGGTAGCTGCCCACCAAAGAGTGACTCCTTCCCTTCACTTTCAAAGACCAACTCCACACGTAGCCCGGGCCGCTCGGAGCAGACCTCTGACCTTGCTTATCAAGGAAATGATCTGGGAGGATTTAGGAAGTCGGTATCACTCGACAAAGCCATTTCAGTACCCAGGGTACAGCCTCCAGGCTGTGCCAGGGATCGTTACGatgacattaaagaaaaatttgacaaGCTTCATCAAAAGTATTGCCAAAAATCGCTTCAGCAGACGCAGGTGCCTTCATGTACCAGAGCATCTCCAGATAAGGCAAGTGTGGGAGTTCGGTATCAAAAAGAAGACTTCTCAGGAAAATTCCATCCAGACTCTGGCCCCCAGGGCCCCCCAAACTTGTCATCATCACCCCAGCAGAGCATTAAAAGTCCCCTCGGCTCAAACACAATTAGGGCCCCTCCATCTACAGGTTTTGCTCTCGATGCCAGCTGGGGCCATCAGGTCCCCACAAAACGACGCCGATTATCAGACCCTCAGGTGTGCAGACGGTGGAGTGGACCCTGGGATTTCTCACCTATGGGCAGAGCCATCCCGAGGCCTGGGGAAGAGGCTGGCGCTGTATAG
- the HJURP gene encoding Holliday junction recognition protein isoform X1, protein MEGEFLGEDALLRKLRDSRRRFQRRMQQLIEKYNQPFEDAPVVQMSTLTYETPQGLRIWGGRLIKERNTAQIQGSPVKTDDRTDGPTRVPAGGHELPLPCTQVEDSVSSDTDTTLFQEDVVAGNLMPAVPWSPLKTELRRKYLTQVDILLQDEGCLECASHGEGKDTRTTLVPSLASLARPARGCYGDISEESPGGPFQPTLLPREGDALRSSSAGLALVPRGDDISLQGGTGGSSFSSGPSSEAEDICNATLSDLYAGMLHSMSCLLGVRPSCVISTKTFIRQNWSSKRRHRCKSRMDRTSCRGGGRSRRSPRERRPPGSEPAKDVAVLRDRGNVLDVSGHKMGLKLGRAFLEVNQAQIPAFASHWKELPRTPQKHHSSLTYLDSSAVYHLDQENRFMTLKWLISPVKIGSRPRVPPGEGGNRYREIEIRFDKLHQEYCSNLRKQPCLTYLPGSSAVDVYRGGPASPGSPQGIDAHRPSSPLRRAKAKRLSEAFESLGKGSIREGSCPPKSDSFPSLSKTNSTRSPGRSEQTSDLAYQGNDLGGFRKSVSLDKAISVPRVQPPGCARDRYDDIKEKFDKLHQKYCQKSLQQTQVPSCTRASPDKASVGVRYQKEDFSGKFHPDSGPQGPPNLSSSPQQSIKSPLGSNTIRAPPSTGFALDASWGHQVPTKRRRLSDPQVCRRWSGPWDFSPMGRAIPRPGEEAGAV, encoded by the exons ATGGAGGGCGAGTTTCTGGGAGAGGACGCGCTGCTGCGGAAGCTCAGGGACAGCCGCCGCCGCTTCCAGAGGCGCATGCAGCAACTGATAGAGAAG TACAACCAGCCCTTCGAGGACGCCCCGGTGGTGCAGATGTCCACGCTGACCTACGAGACGCCCCAGG gaTTGCGAATTTGGGGAGGAAgattaataaaggaaagaaatacgGCACAAATCCAG GGCTCCCCGGTGAAGACGGACGACAGGACAGATGGACCCACGCGAGTCCCAGCTGGAGGTCACGAGCTTCCCTTGCCCTGCACACAAGTTGAGG ATTCAGTAAGCAGTGATACTGATACAACTTTATTCCAAGAAGATGTGGTTGCTGGTAACTTGATG CCTGCAGTGCCCTGGAGCCCATTGAAAACTGAGCTGAGGAGGAAGTACTTGACACAAGTGGATATCCTGCTGCAGGATGAAGGGTGTTTGGAG TGTGCCAGTCACGGAGAGGGAAAGGACACCCGTACGACCCTGGTCCCTTCATTGGCCTCCCTCGCCAGGCCTGCCCGAG GATGCTATGGTGACATCTCTGAAGAGAGCCCCGGTGGCCCATTTCAGCCAACTTTATTGCCCAGAGAGGGTGATGCTTTGCGCTCTAGCTCAGCAGGCCTGGCCCTGGTGCCGAGGGGTGATGACATCTCCTTACAGGGAGGGACCGGTGGCAGCAGCTTCTCAAGCGGCCCATCCTCTGAGGCTGAGGACATCTGCAACGCGACACTCAGCGATCTGTACGCGGGCATGCTGCACTCCATGAGCTGCCTGCTGGGTGTGAGGCCCTCCTGCGTCATCTCCACCAAGACGTTCATCCGCCAGAACTGGAGCTCCAAGCGGAGGCACAGGTGTAAGAGCAGAATGGACAGAACGAGCTGCAGAGGAGGCGGGCGCTCTCGGAGGAGCCCCCGGGAGAGACGTCCACCCGGCTCCGAACCTGCGAAGGACGTGGCAGTGTTAAGAGATCGCGGGAACGTACTCGATGTTTCTGGCCATAAGATGGGTTTAAAACTGGGAAGGGCTTTTCTTGAAGTAAACCAAGCCCAGATCCCCGCATTCGCTTCACATTGGAAGGAGCTTCCGAGAACGCCTCAGAAGCATCATTCTTCATTGACTTACTTAGACTCCAGTGCAGTGTATCATCTTGATCAGGAAAATAGATTCATGACATTAAAGTGGTTGATTTCTCCTGTAAAAATAGGTTCTAGACCCAGAGTACCGCCGGGCGAGGGAGGGAATCGTTATAGGGAGATCGAAATCAGATTTGACAAGCTTCATCAGGAATATTGCTCGAATCTTAGGAAGCAGCCCTGCCTGACATACCTTCCCGGCTCCTCGGCTGTGGATGTGTACAGAGGTGGTCCAGCAAGCCCTGGGAGCCCCCAGGGCATAGACGCCCACAGGCCGAGTAGCCCTCTCCGcagagcaaaagctaagaggttGAGTGAGGCTTTTGAAAGCCTGGGCAAAGGATCTATCAGAGAGGGTAGCTGCCCACCAAAGAGTGACTCCTTCCCTTCACTTTCAAAGACCAACTCCACACGTAGCCCGGGCCGCTCGGAGCAGACCTCTGACCTTGCTTATCAAGGAAATGATCTGGGAGGATTTAGGAAGTCGGTATCACTCGACAAAGCCATTTCAGTACCCAGGGTACAGCCTCCAGGCTGTGCCAGGGATCGTTACGatgacattaaagaaaaatttgacaaGCTTCATCAAAAGTATTGCCAAAAATCGCTTCAGCAGACGCAGGTGCCTTCATGTACCAGAGCATCTCCAGATAAGGCAAGTGTGGGAGTTCGGTATCAAAAAGAAGACTTCTCAGGAAAATTCCATCCAGACTCTGGCCCCCAGGGCCCCCCAAACTTGTCATCATCACCCCAGCAGAGCATTAAAAGTCCCCTCGGCTCAAACACAATTAGGGCCCCTCCATCTACAGGTTTTGCTCTCGATGCCAGCTGGGGCCATCAGGTCCCCACAAAACGACGCCGATTATCAGACCCTCAGGTGTGCAGACGGTGGAGTGGACCCTGGGATTTCTCACCTATGGGCAGAGCCATCCCGAGGCCTGGGGAAGAGGCTGGCGCTGTATAG